From Panthera uncia isolate 11264 chromosome E1, Puncia_PCG_1.0, whole genome shotgun sequence, one genomic window encodes:
- the KRT24 gene encoding keratin, type I cytoskeletal 24: MSCSSRVSSSRAGGSGLVRVSAAGSSFSSGSRCGLGDGSTRGFRGGTGGCGLSRGSSSGSGGGFGSSVQGGFGGTSGSGAGFGGGSGFGGGSGFGGGSGFGGRSGFGGGSGIGGGASGGFYIYGSGLGGGRGGGVGDGGLFSGGEKQTMQNLNDRLASYLDKVRALEEANSDLENKIKEWYDKFGPGSGDGGSGKDYNKYYPVIEDLRNQIIAATIENAGIVLQIDNARLAADDFRLKYENELYLWQAVEADINGLRKVLDDLTMTRSDLEMQIESLTEELAYLKKNHEEEMKTTQGSSGGDVTVEMNAAPGTDLTKLLNDMRAQYEELAEQNRREAEEQFNKQSASLQAQISTDAGAASSAKNEITELRRTLQALEIELQSQTATKSSLEATLADTEADYMAQLSEIQMQISGLEEQICQIRGETECQNAEYEQLLNVKTRLEMEIETYHRLLDGEGGSGFGGSDFRNLGSRNTGSRNMGSRDLSVSGDSRSGSCSGQGREANKTRVTKTIVEEVVDGKVISSQVSNVSEVKVK, translated from the exons ATGTCTTGCTCATCTCGTGTCTCCTCttccagggctgggggcagcGGCTTGGTCAGGGTGTCCGCTGCTGGGAGCAGCTTCAGCAGTGGAAGCAGATGCGGTCTGGGGGATGGCTCTACCCGGGGCTTCCGAGGAGGAACCGGTGGCTGTGGCCTGAGTCGGGGATCAAGCAGTGGCTCCGGAGGAGGTTTTGGTAGCTCGGTACAGGGTGGCTTTGGAGGCACTTCAGGCTCTGGGGCTGGCTTTGGTGGGGGTTCTGGCTTTGGCGGGGGTTCTGGCTTTGGCGGAGGCTCTGGCTTTGGTGGGAGGTCTGGCTTTGGTGGGGGCTCTGGAATTGGGGGGGGTGCTAGTGGAGGCTTCTACATCTATGGCAGTGGTCTGGGGGGTGGAAGAGGGGGTGGTGTTGGTGATGGGGGACTTTTCTCCGGAGGTGAAAAGCAAACCATGCAGAACCTCAATGACCGCCTGGCCAGTTACCTAGACAAGGTCAGAGCCCTGGAGGAGGCCAACAGTGATCTGGAGAACAAAATCAAGGAGTGGTATGACAAATTTGGGCCTGGGTCTGGAGATGGTGGATCTGGAAAAGATTACAACAAATACTATCCAGTAATTGAAGATCTCCGGAATCAG ATCATTGCTGCAACTATTGAAAATGCTGGGATCGTTTTGCAGATTGACAATGCCAGATTGGCTGCTGATGACTTCAGACTGAA GTATGAGAACGAGCTATATCTCTGGCAGGCCGTGGAGGCCGACATCAACGGCCTTCGGAAAGTTCTGGATGACCTGACCATGACACGCTCTGACCTGGAGATGCAGATTGAGAGCCTCACCGAGGAGCTGGCCTACCTGAAGAAGAACCACGAGGAG GAAATGAAGACTACGCAAGGAAGCTCCGGAGGGGACGTGACCGTGGAAATGAACGCCGCCCCCGGCACCGACCTGACCAAGTTACTGAATGACATGAGGGCACAGTATGAAGAGCTGGCGGAGCAAAATCGCCGCGAGGCCGAGGAGCAGTTCAACAAGCAG agCGCATCACTGCAAGCACAAATTTCTACTGATGCCGGAGCAGCCAGTTCTGCCAAGAATGAGATCACAGAACTGAGACGTACTCTGCAAGCCCTGGAAATTGAGCTTCAGTCCCAAACGGCCACG aaaagctCCCTGGAAGCGACCCTGGCTGACACAGAAGCTGACTACATGGCTCAGCTGTCGGAGATCCAGATGCAGATCAGCGGCCTGGAGGAACAGATCTGCCAGATCCGGGGCGAGACTGAATGCCAGAACGCAGAATATGAGCAGCTGCTGAACGTCAAGACCCGCCTGGAGATGGAGATTGAGACCTACCACCGCCTGCTGGATGGAGAGGGAGG TTCTGGTTTTGGAGGATCTGATTTTAGAAACTTGGGCTCCAGAAATACAGGATCCAGAAACATGGGATCTAGGGATTTGTCCGTGTCTGGTGACTCAAGATCTGGAAGCTGCTCTGGCCAAGGAAGAg AGGCAAACAAGACAAGAGTAACAAAGACCATTGTGGAGGAAGTGGTGGATGGCAAAGTCATCTCATCTCAGGTCAGCAATGTTTCTGAAGTGAAAGTTAAGTAA